A single window of Ananas comosus cultivar F153 linkage group 24, ASM154086v1, whole genome shotgun sequence DNA harbors:
- the LOC109728823 gene encoding homeobox-leucine zipper protein HOX6-like, translating into MDGEDQLDHAAAAAEAALAADDGSCCGSWLMNKKKRFSEEQIKSLESMFETQTKLEPRQKLQLAKELGLQPRQVAIWFQNKRARWKSKQLEREYSALRSDYDLLLASFDSLKKEKHMLLKQLQKLNGLLDKPQEGRSRCYGDSENADLNGATDKRPNFQMKEESDARVVPYSDEEDKKFPCLISEDEAELYTVQQQACSTLTSEVEDQFGFQTSWPSDQSCTSTQWWEFWPMNE; encoded by the exons ATGGACGGGGAGGATCAGCTGGAtcacgcggcggcggcggcggaggcggcgctgGCGGCGGACGACGGTTCGTGCTGCGGCAGCTGGCTGATGAACAAGAAGAAGCGGTTCAGCGAGGAGCAGATCAAGTCGCTGGAGTCGATGTTCGAGACGCAGACGAAGCTGGAGCCGCGGCAGAAGCTGCAGCTGGCCAAGGAGCTCGGCCTGCAGCCCCGGCAGGTCGCCATATGGTTCCAGAACAAGCGCGCGCGCTGGAAGTCCAAGCAGCTCGAGCGCGAGTACAGCGCCCTCCGCTCCGACTACGACCTCCTCCTCGCCTCCTTCGACTCCCTCAAGAAGGAGAAGCACATGCTCCTCAAACAG TTGCAAAAGCTCAACGGGCTGCTGGACAAGCCGCAAGAAGGAAGAAGCAGATGCTACGGTGATTCGGAGAACGCAGATCTCAACGGCGCGACGGATAAACGACCGAACTTCCAAATGAAAGAGGAATCGGATGCGAGGGTCGTACCGTACTCGGATGAAGAAGACAAGAAGTTCCCGTGTTTGATCAGCGAGGACGAAGCGGAGCTTTACACGGTGCAGCAACAAGCTTGCAGCACTTTAACATCCGAAGTTGAGGATCAGTTCGGTTTCCAAACCAGTTGGCCTTCTGATCAGTCCTGCACCAGCACACAATGGTGGGAGTTTTGGCCCATGAATGAATAA